A window of Desulforhopalus sp. contains these coding sequences:
- a CDS encoding thiamine pyrophosphate-dependent enzyme yields the protein MAKATTILNLTEEEFVHPGNRACSGCGLSIVYRIGLKALGKNTILVVPPSCLTVLQGLYPVASTKLPCVNVPFASTGAAATGVRGAMKALKKTGVNVVAWAGDGGTGDIGIQALSGACERGEDIIYICYDNEAYMNTGVQRSGTTPQGVLTTTTPIKGKLQEKKDVPAIIAAHGIPYVATASAAYPLDFYDKVKKATTIAGPRYIHVHTPCPPGWSFETRYTIKVGKLAVQTGLFDLYEIVDGKFTLTGPSLNLLGKKRLPVSEYFKTQGRFKSLDPEIVAKVQQQVDTKWAGY from the coding sequence ATGGCAAAAGCAACTACTATTTTAAACTTGACTGAAGAAGAGTTCGTCCATCCGGGGAACCGGGCCTGCTCGGGCTGTGGTTTGTCGATTGTCTATCGTATCGGCTTGAAGGCACTCGGTAAAAATACCATTCTGGTGGTGCCGCCCAGCTGCCTTACCGTGTTGCAGGGCCTGTATCCAGTGGCCTCTACCAAACTTCCCTGTGTCAATGTGCCCTTTGCCTCGACCGGCGCCGCAGCAACCGGGGTGCGCGGGGCAATGAAGGCCCTGAAGAAGACAGGCGTCAACGTCGTTGCCTGGGCGGGTGACGGGGGGACCGGCGATATCGGTATTCAGGCCCTTTCCGGCGCCTGTGAGCGGGGCGAGGACATCATCTATATATGCTATGACAATGAGGCGTATATGAATACCGGTGTCCAGCGATCGGGAACCACCCCCCAGGGTGTTCTGACCACGACGACCCCCATCAAGGGCAAGCTCCAGGAGAAAAAGGACGTCCCGGCAATCATTGCCGCCCACGGTATCCCCTACGTAGCCACCGCTTCTGCTGCCTATCCTCTTGATTTTTATGATAAAGTAAAAAAAGCCACGACCATTGCCGGGCCGAGATATATTCACGTTCACACCCCGTGCCCGCCGGGCTGGAGCTTTGAAACACGGTACACCATCAAGGTTGGCAAGCTGGCGGTTCAAACTGGCCTTTTCGATCTGTACGAAATTGTCGACGGCAAGTTTACCCTGACCGGGCCTTCGCTTAATCTGCTCGGCAAAAAACGGCTGCCGGTGTCGGAATATTTTAAGACCCAGGGCAGGTTCAAGTCGCTTGATCCGGAGATAGTCGCCAAGGTGCAGCAGCAGGTCGATACGAAGTGGGCTGGGTATTGA
- a CDS encoding 4Fe-4S binding protein, with the protein MVKKTYCNMLSRSKPGPGDGGNTGSWRVLRPVINLEACIPVKTKRKSCFNCWMYCPDCVVSKTIPPVINYDYCKGCGICAEECPAGAISMVAEATSNTEEK; encoded by the coding sequence ATGGTGAAGAAAACGTATTGCAATATGCTGTCGCGCAGCAAACCGGGTCCTGGCGATGGTGGCAACACCGGGTCATGGCGGGTTTTGCGGCCGGTCATCAACCTTGAGGCATGCATTCCGGTAAAAACCAAGAGAAAATCCTGTTTTAACTGCTGGATGTATTGTCCCGACTGCGTAGTCAGCAAGACCATACCGCCGGTAATCAACTATGATTACTGCAAAGGTTGCGGGATTTGTGCCGAAGAGTGCCCAGCTGGCGCTATCAGTATGGTTGCCGAGGCAACGTCCAACACGGAGGAGAAATAA
- a CDS encoding 2-oxoacid:acceptor oxidoreductase family protein yields MRKDIIEIRWHGRGGQGAITAAKIVANGAFVSGYKGVVMAPTFGTERRGAPVFTSLKISKEKIYDLSPITTPDMVVVLDHTLLEEVNVVAGLKEGGLVVLNAPQPLESYNFGGARIAVSDVTKHGIAAGLPPGIVNSGIIGVFAKATGLVDIEVLVQAIEQEFIGKRPEKNAMAARISYENTAIGG; encoded by the coding sequence ATGAGAAAAGACATAATTGAGATACGATGGCACGGACGTGGAGGGCAGGGCGCTATTACCGCGGCAAAGATTGTCGCCAATGGTGCCTTTGTTTCCGGATATAAGGGCGTGGTCATGGCGCCGACCTTCGGAACCGAGCGAAGGGGCGCCCCGGTGTTTACCTCGCTGAAGATTTCCAAGGAAAAAATCTACGATCTCTCGCCGATCACCACCCCGGACATGGTGGTGGTCCTGGACCACACCCTTCTCGAAGAGGTAAATGTAGTGGCGGGATTAAAAGAGGGCGGCCTGGTGGTATTGAATGCGCCGCAACCTCTTGAGTCGTACAATTTTGGCGGGGCGCGAATAGCAGTTTCCGATGTCACCAAACACGGCATCGCCGCCGGTCTGCCCCCGGGCATTGTCAACTCGGGAATCATTGGCGTCTTTGCCAAGGCCACTGGCCTGGTGGACATTGAGGTCCTGGTGCAGGCGATTGAACAAGAATTTATCGGGAAACGGCCGGAAAAGAACGCGATGGCCGCCCGCATTTCCTATGAGAATACGGCAATTGGAGGCTGA
- a CDS encoding pyruvate ferredoxin oxidoreductase — MHIIESGNVAAATGVKLSRAQVIAAYPITPQTPLTEKLSEFVESGKLEAQYIPVESEHSAMAVCIAAQTAGARAFTATSANGLLYMNEQLHWAVGARLPIVMCVANRGIGAPWTVWNDQQDTIAQRDVGWIQIYCNDHQQIIDSVIKAFKLAQTVSIPVMVCYDGYLLSHTYMPFDQPEQGKVDAFLPPFTPKHFLDPQDPGNFNTVTLPDVRPGVDGNIQPGYIEIRHNLQEDLRASLQAYETIDKEFAKKFGRGGTPFVEEYRCDDADFVAVAIGSLSYQLRDVIDIMRNDKVKIGVMGVQMYRPFPDQAIVKALAGKKCAIVFEKALSYGNQGALYADIKAALYCSDKKPHIHNYILGLGGREIRTQHLLDALAVSCASPAKFGDSPRWIGLKLQE; from the coding sequence ATGCATATTATTGAATCCGGAAATGTCGCGGCTGCAACCGGCGTGAAGTTATCACGGGCCCAGGTCATCGCCGCCTATCCCATTACCCCGCAGACCCCGTTGACGGAAAAATTGTCGGAATTCGTCGAGTCCGGAAAGCTTGAGGCTCAGTATATCCCGGTAGAAAGCGAGCACAGTGCCATGGCGGTGTGCATCGCCGCCCAGACCGCCGGGGCAAGGGCCTTTACCGCCACCAGCGCCAACGGCCTTTTGTATATGAACGAACAGTTGCACTGGGCGGTGGGGGCGCGGCTGCCCATCGTCATGTGTGTGGCCAACCGGGGCATCGGCGCACCGTGGACGGTATGGAACGACCAGCAGGATACCATCGCCCAGCGCGATGTCGGCTGGATCCAGATCTACTGCAACGACCACCAGCAGATCATCGATTCGGTCATCAAGGCCTTCAAGCTCGCCCAGACGGTGAGCATTCCGGTCATGGTCTGTTACGACGGCTATCTGCTGTCCCACACCTACATGCCTTTTGATCAGCCGGAGCAGGGCAAGGTCGATGCATTCCTGCCGCCTTTTACACCGAAACATTTTCTTGATCCGCAGGATCCCGGCAACTTTAACACGGTTACCCTGCCCGACGTACGGCCGGGGGTGGACGGCAATATACAGCCGGGATATATCGAGATCCGCCACAATCTCCAGGAGGATCTGCGGGCATCTCTGCAGGCCTACGAGACTATCGACAAGGAGTTCGCCAAGAAATTCGGCCGTGGCGGCACGCCCTTTGTGGAGGAATACCGGTGCGACGACGCCGATTTCGTGGCGGTCGCCATCGGTTCGCTGTCCTATCAGCTGCGCGACGTCATCGATATCATGCGTAACGACAAGGTGAAGATCGGTGTTATGGGGGTGCAGATGTATCGGCCCTTCCCTGATCAGGCAATTGTCAAAGCCCTGGCTGGCAAGAAGTGCGCCATCGTCTTCGAGAAGGCGCTCAGCTACGGCAACCAGGGCGCATTGTACGCCGATATCAAGGCCGCACTGTACTGCAGCGACAAGAAACCACATATCCACAATTACATCCTCGGCCTTGGCGGCAGAGAGATACGGACCCAGCACCTTCTTGATGCCTTGGCCGTATCGTGTGCCTCCCCGGCAAAATTCGGCGACAGTCCTCGCTGGATCGGTTTGAAACTACAGGAATAA